The genomic DNA ACGACAAGATCGGCGGGACGGGGCTCGGGGACGCCGGGCAGTACCTCATGTCGCTCTGCTTCTGCTCGGCCTGCCGGCAGGGGTACGCGGGTCGGGAACTCGACGCGGGCGCGCTCGCGGTGGCCGTACGGGCGGCCCTGGAGCCCGTGTGGCGCGGCGCCCCGTCCGACGGGGGCTGGACGACGGTCGAGAAGCTCCTGGGCAGTGAACTCGCGACGGCCACGCGCGCGTGGCGCGAGGAAACGGCGCGCACGCTCCAGGAGGCGGCCGTCACGGCGGTCCGCGCGGCCGCCCCGGACGGCTTCCAGGTCCTGCTGCACGCGGACCCGGTGGCGTACCACTGCGGGGCGAACGCCGGGGTCGACCCGGCGCACATCCTGTCCGTCGCGGACGGTGTGGTCGTGCCGTGCACGGGCGGCGCGGCCCTGCTCACCCCGTTCGCCGAGCAGGGCACCGGCGCCGTGCTCGCGGCCAACCTCACCGTCGTCTCGGGGATGGGCGGCAGCCCGGGCACACTGGCCGAGGACGCGGACCGGGCCGCTCGTCTGGGCGCCACGGAACTGCGGCTCTACCACGCGGGGCTCGCCTCGGACGCCGACCTGGCCACGGTTCAGGAGGCGCTGGCACGGCTCGGCCGGGCACCCGCGCGCAGCGGCACCGACGCTGTCGCCAGCAGGGCGAGACCCAGCAGCACCAACAGCGTCTGACGGTCGACGAGTCCGACCAGACCTGCCCCGACGGCGAGTCCCACCGCGTTCGGCGCGAACATCAGCGTGTGGGCGGTGGCCGTGACCCGGCCGAGCAGGGCGCCGGGCGTCTCGCGCTGCACGGCGGTGAACGCGGCGATCAGCACACAGGGAAGGCCGGCGCCCACCGCCGCCGCGGACGTCAGGGCGGCCGCGTCGGACGGGACCGCGCGCAGCGCCAGGGCCGCCGCGGTGAGCGCGATCCCGGACGAGGCGAAGCGGCGTTCGCCGAGCCGGCGCAGGAGGGGACCCGCGGCCAGGCCGGTCGTCACCGAGCCGGCGCCCTGGACGACGTACAGCAGGCCGACGTACGCGGGGGAGCGCCCCAGGCCGTCGACGACCGCGTAGATCAGGGCGCCGTTGACACCCGCGAAGAGCATCGTCGCGCCGCCCGCCAGGACGAGCGGGCGCAACTCCCCCCGGCCCCACAGATGGCGCACGCCCTCGGCGACCCGCGCCCGCAGGCCGTCGGGCGGCGGCTCCGGCCCGTCCTCGCGCACCCGCAGCAGCGCGTACAGGCCGGCCGCCAGCACGAAGGTGACCGCGTCCAGAAGGGCGACCATCGCGCCGCCGTACGCCGCGTACAGGCCCGCCCCGGCGAGCGGTGCCACGAGCTTCATGCCCTCGTTGGCCGTCATCCGCAGGCCGTTGAAGTCGCCCAGCAGGGAGCTGTCGACGGCGGCGGCCACCAGGGCCGACTCCGCCGCGTCGTGGACCACGCCGGCCGCGCCGTACACCAGCAGGACCGCGAACAGCAGCCACAGACTGCCCGGCGAGTCCACGGTGAAGAGGGCGAGCAGCAGGGCCGCCACGCCCAGGTTCGTGCCGATCAGGAGCGGGCGGCGGCGGGTGCGGTCGGCGAGTGTGCCCAGCACGGGGCCGACGAGTGTGGGTGCCCAGAGGGCGAAGACGCACAGTGCGGCCAGGCCGTTCGAACCGGTCAGGTCCTTGACCCAGATGCCCGAGGCCAGCCACATCGCCGACGATCCGAAGCCGGAGACCACCACCCCGGCCAGGTACAACCCCGCGTTGCGGTCCCTCAGGACACGCGTCATCGTCCATGTCATGCCTGGTCATGCTGGCTCTGAGGCCCCACCGTGCGGATCGGGCAGATGCCCTATGACCAGGACGTGTGGTGGGCGGGCGATGAGTTCCGCCTACGCCGCCGGTCTACCCCTGGAGTGGAACAGAACTCAGAGCAGACCCCAGAGCAGACCCCGGAGGAGAAGCGGATGACTGACCACACGACCCTCGACCTCGGCCCGCAGGCCCGCATCGTGGCGCGTCTCGCGGAGGCGGTGCGTGAGGAGCAGCTCACGGCCGTCACTCCGTGTCCCGGCTACGCGGTGCACCACATGCTGGGCCATCTGCTCGGCCTCACCGTCGCCTTCCGGGACGCCGGCCGCAAGGACCTGGGCGCCACGACGGACACCAGCCCTGAAGCCGCCGTGCCGGACATCGGACCGGGCTGGCGCGAGGAGCTGCCCAAAGTGCTCGACGAACTCGCCGAGACCTGGCGCGACCCGGCCGCCTGGACCGGTGAGACCCGGGCCGGCGGCGTGACCCTGCCGGGCGCGGTCGCCGGGGCGGTGGTGGCCGACGAACTGGTGATCCACGGCTGGGACCTGGCGCGGGCCACCGGCCAGGAGTACACGCCGGACCAGGGCGCGCTGCGGGCCGCGTACGGCTTCCTGGTCGCCGCGGCCGAGGACCCGAGCCGCGGCGGCGGCATCTTCGGCCCCGTCGTGCCCGTACCGCGGGACGCGCCGCTGCTGGACCGCGCGATCGGCCTGAGCGGCCGGGACCCCGGCTGGAAGCCCTAGCCCTAGCCCTTGCCCCAGCCGGAGCGAGAGCGCGGCGCGGCTGGAGGGTCGGGCCTGCCTGCCAACACACGCAAACCGGCGGATCGCGTGGCCGGAGAACCGTACGCTCCGGGCATGCCCCTCGCCCTCACCGTCCTCGGCACCGCTTCCCCGCACCCGGCGCCGGGCCGCCCCTCCTCCGGTTATCTGTTGCGCGGCGGGGGCGCCGAGGTGTGGGTGGACGCCGGGTTCGGAACCTTCGCGGAGTTGCAGCGGCACACGGATCCCGCGCGGCTCACGGCCATCTGGATCTCCCATCTGCACGCGGACCACAGCGCCGATCTGCTGGCGGCGGTGTACGGACTCGCGTACGGAGGGCTCACCCCGCCGGCGCCGATTCCCCTCTACGCGCCGCGCGCCTGCGGGCAGCGGCTCGCCGGGTTCTTCGGGCGGCCCAACGAGCGGTTCCTCAGCGGGGTCTTCGACTTCCGTCCCTTGTACGACGGGCACACCGTCCGGCACTGGAACCTCCGTCTCACCGCCCGCGCCGTCGCGCACGACATCGAGGCGTACGGGCTGCGCGCCGAGTGCCAGGGGCGCGTCCTCGCGTACTCGGGGGACAGCGGCCCGTGCGGGACGCTCACCGAACTCGCCCGCGGTGCCGATGTGTTCCTCTGTGAGGCCGACATCGACCGGCATCGCGAAGGCGAACAGGTCCATCTGACCCCCGAGGACGCGGGGGCGGCGGCCCGGGAGGCACGGGTGGGTGAGCTGCTCGTGACCCACGTGGGACCCACGCTCACCCCGGAGGCGGCGGCCGGACGCGCCGCCGCGGTCTTCGGCCGTCCTGCCGTCACCGCCCGCGAAGGCACCACCACAATCGTCTGACGTCATCGCGACCTCCTTTGTCAGAAGCGTTGACGAACCGCCTGCGCGCTCCTACCTTCAACGCGTCGTACTTCGTACGTCATATATGAGACGCGATATGTGAGATCCGAGAGGCGCGCATGACCTCTGTGCCCACCCCGATCCCGTCCCGCACGCAGTACGTGCTGGAGGGGATCAAACACCGCATCCTCACCGGGCAGCTGACGCCCGGCCAGGCCCTGGTCGAGACCGAACTGGCCGCACAGTTCGGGGTGTCCAAGACGCCTGTGCGGGAGGCGCTCAAGACCCTGGCCGGGACCGGGCTCGTCGTGATGAACCAGTACAAGGGCGTCACGGTGCGCATGGTGGACGCGGACATGGCGCGCGAGGTGTACGACGTGCGGCTGCTCCTGGAGCCCGAGGCGCTGCGGCGCGCGGTGCGGCGCGGCGCCTCCCTGGCCGCGGCCCGTGACGCGCTCACCCGCTCCGACCGGGCCGCCGACACCGCCGAACGCTCCCTCGCCAACCGGGAGTTCCACCGCGCCCTCTATGTGTGCTGCGGCAACCCGCTGCTCGGCCGGATGCTCGACGAGGTCCGCGACCAGGCCGCGCTCGTCTCCGCCGTGGCCTGGGCCGCCGACCCCTCCTGGGAGCGCGAGGCCGACGAGCACCGGGAGATCCTGCGGCTCGCCCTGGACGGGGACGCCGACGGCGCGGCGAGCGCCCTCCACGCGCACATCGCGTCGTTCGTGCAACGGGCCTTTCCCGAGGCCCAGGGAGAGGACGGTCAGGAATGACAGCGACGTACGAGGCCCAGCGGACGGCGCTCGCCGAGGTCGTGGCGATCCCCGTGACCCCGTTCGCCGAGGACGGGTCGGTCGACCGCGACACCCACCGGGCTCTGCTGCGTCGACTGCTCGACGGTGGCGTCAAGACCCTCACCCCGAACGGCAACACCGGTGAGTTCTACGCCCTCACCCCCGAAGAGCGGCAGCTCGTCACCGAGTTGACCATCGAGGAGACGGGGGACCGGGGGGCCGTTCTGGTCGGCGTCGGGCACGACGTGCCGACCGCCGTGGCCTCGGCCCGGCACGCCCGGGCGCACGGAGCGCAGATGGTGATGATCCATCAGCCCGTGCATCCGTACGTCTCGGACGCCGGCTGGGTCGACTACCACCGGGCCGTCGCCGAGGCCGTGCCCGAGCTGGGCGTCGTGCCCTACCTCCGCAATCCGCTGCTGCCCGGTGCCCGGCTGGCCGAACTCGCCGACCACTGCCCCAATGTCGTCGGCGTGAAGTACGCGGTGCCGGACGCCGCCCGCTTCGCCGCCTTCGCACGGGACGCCGGCCTCGAACGGTTCGTATGGGTGGCCGGACTGGCCGAGCCGTACGCCCCCTCGTACTTCTCGGCCGGTGCCACCGGCTTCACCTCGGGGCTGGTGAACGTCGCCCCGTCCGTCTCGCTGAACATGATCGAAGCGCTTCGATCGGGCGACTACCAGGCCGCGATGAAGGTCTGGGAGCAGATCCGCCGCTTCGAGGAACTGCGCGCCGCGGGCGGCTCCGCGAACAACGTGAGCGTCGTCAAGGAGGCCCTCGCCTCACTCGGCCTGTGCCGCCGTGACGTCCGCGCCCCCAGCAAGCCGCTGCCCGAGGACGAGCGGGCGGAAGTCGCCGCCATCGCGGCGGGGTGGTCCCTGTGAAGCGCCCGGAGGAGTTCAGAAGCCACCAGTGGTACGGGAGCGGCGTCTCGTCGGGTCTGCGCTCCTTCAGCCACCGGGCGCGCACCCGCCAACTCGGCTACCTGCCCGAGGAGCACCTGGGCAAGCCGGTCATCGCGATCCTCAACACCTGGAGCGACATCAACCCGTGCCATGTGCATCTGCGGGACCGTGCGCAGGCGGTCAAGCGGGGTGTGTGGCAGGCGGGCGGCTTCCCGCTGGAGTTCCCGGTGTCGACGCTGAGCGAGACCTTCCAGAAGCCGACCCCGATGCTCTACCGCAACCTGCTCGCGATGGAGACCGAGGAGCTGCTGCGCTCGTACCCGGTCGACGGCGCCGTGCTCATGGGCGGCTGCGACAAGTCCACGCCGGCCCTGCTGATGGGCGCCGCCTCCGTCGACCTGCCGGCCGTGTTCGTGCCCGCCGGGCCGATGCTGCCGGGCCACTGGCGCAACGAGGTCCTCGGCTCCGGCACCGACATGTGGAAGTACTGGGACGACAAGCGGGCCGGCCTCATCGGCGACTGCGAGATGTCCGAACTGGAGAGCGGCCTCGCCCGTTCGCCCGGCCACTGCATGACCATGGGTACGGCGTCCACGCTGACGGCCGCGGCCGAGGCCCTCGGGGTGACGGTGCCGGGCGCCTCCAGCATCCCCGCCGTCGACTCCGGGCACGACCGGATGGCCGCGGCCGCGGGGCTCAGGATCGTCGAACTGGTCCGCGGCGACCGGAAACTGTCCGACATCCTCACCGAGGAGGCCTTCGCGGACGCCGTGACGACCGTCCTCGGCCTCGGCGGCTCGACCAACGCCGTCATCCATCTGATCGCGATGGCCGGACGGGCCGGGGTCTCCCTCACGCTCGACGACTTCGACCGCATCGCCCGGACCGTGCCGGTGCTCGCCAACGTCCGGCCGGGCGGCGGCCCGTACCTCATGGAGGACTTCCACTTCGCGGGCGGACTGCCCGGATTCCTCTCCCGGATCACCGATCTGCTGCATCTGGACCGGCCGACCGTCTCGTACGACACCCTGCGCGAGCAGCTCGCCTCCGCCCAGGTGCACGACGACGACGTCATCCGCACCCGCGCGAACCCGGTCGCGGACGAAGGCGGAGTCGCCGTCCTGCGCGGCAACCTCTGTCCCGACGGCGCCGTCATCAAGCACATCGCCGCCGAGCCGCGGCTGCTCAAGCACACCGGGCCCGCGGTCGTCTTCGACGACTACCGGACGATGCAGCGGACCATCAACGACCCCGGGTTGGGCATCACCGCCGACAGCGTGCTGGTGCTGCGAGGCGCCGGCCCCAAGGGCGGCCCCGGCATGCCCGAGTACGGCATGCTGCCGATCCCGGACCACCTGCTGAAGCAGGGCGTACGGGACATGGTGCGGATCTCCGACGCCCGGATGAGCGGCACGAGTTACGGCACCTGTGTGCTGCACGTGGCGCCCGAGTCGTACGTCGGCGGGCCGCTCGCCCTGGTGCGGACCGGGGACACGATCACCCTCG from Streptomyces avermitilis MA-4680 = NBRC 14893 includes the following:
- a CDS encoding MFS transporter; the encoded protein is MTRVLRDRNAGLYLAGVVVSGFGSSAMWLASGIWVKDLTGSNGLAALCVFALWAPTLVGPVLGTLADRTRRRPLLIGTNLGVAALLLALFTVDSPGSLWLLFAVLLVYGAAGVVHDAAESALVAAAVDSSLLGDFNGLRMTANEGMKLVAPLAGAGLYAAYGGAMVALLDAVTFVLAAGLYALLRVREDGPEPPPDGLRARVAEGVRHLWGRGELRPLVLAGGATMLFAGVNGALIYAVVDGLGRSPAYVGLLYVVQGAGSVTTGLAAGPLLRRLGERRFASSGIALTAAALALRAVPSDAAALTSAAAVGAGLPCVLIAAFTAVQRETPGALLGRVTATAHTLMFAPNAVGLAVGAGLVGLVDRQTLLVLLGLALLATASVPLRAGARPSRASAS
- a CDS encoding TIGR03086 family metal-binding protein, which encodes MTDHTTLDLGPQARIVARLAEAVREEQLTAVTPCPGYAVHHMLGHLLGLTVAFRDAGRKDLGATTDTSPEAAVPDIGPGWREELPKVLDELAETWRDPAAWTGETRAGGVTLPGAVAGAVVADELVIHGWDLARATGQEYTPDQGALRAAYGFLVAAAEDPSRGGGIFGPVVPVPRDAPLLDRAIGLSGRDPGWKP
- a CDS encoding MBL fold metallo-hydrolase, with the translated sequence MPLALTVLGTASPHPAPGRPSSGYLLRGGGAEVWVDAGFGTFAELQRHTDPARLTAIWISHLHADHSADLLAAVYGLAYGGLTPPAPIPLYAPRACGQRLAGFFGRPNERFLSGVFDFRPLYDGHTVRHWNLRLTARAVAHDIEAYGLRAECQGRVLAYSGDSGPCGTLTELARGADVFLCEADIDRHREGEQVHLTPEDAGAAAREARVGELLVTHVGPTLTPEAAAGRAAAVFGRPAVTAREGTTTIV
- a CDS encoding GntR family transcriptional regulator, with translation MTSVPTPIPSRTQYVLEGIKHRILTGQLTPGQALVETELAAQFGVSKTPVREALKTLAGTGLVVMNQYKGVTVRMVDADMAREVYDVRLLLEPEALRRAVRRGASLAAARDALTRSDRAADTAERSLANREFHRALYVCCGNPLLGRMLDEVRDQAALVSAVAWAADPSWEREADEHREILRLALDGDADGAASALHAHIASFVQRAFPEAQGEDGQE
- a CDS encoding dihydrodipicolinate synthase family protein, coding for MTATYEAQRTALAEVVAIPVTPFAEDGSVDRDTHRALLRRLLDGGVKTLTPNGNTGEFYALTPEERQLVTELTIEETGDRGAVLVGVGHDVPTAVASARHARAHGAQMVMIHQPVHPYVSDAGWVDYHRAVAEAVPELGVVPYLRNPLLPGARLAELADHCPNVVGVKYAVPDAARFAAFARDAGLERFVWVAGLAEPYAPSYFSAGATGFTSGLVNVAPSVSLNMIEALRSGDYQAAMKVWEQIRRFEELRAAGGSANNVSVVKEALASLGLCRRDVRAPSKPLPEDERAEVAAIAAGWSL
- the araD gene encoding L-arabinonate dehydratase, with product MVPVKRPEEFRSHQWYGSGVSSGLRSFSHRARTRQLGYLPEEHLGKPVIAILNTWSDINPCHVHLRDRAQAVKRGVWQAGGFPLEFPVSTLSETFQKPTPMLYRNLLAMETEELLRSYPVDGAVLMGGCDKSTPALLMGAASVDLPAVFVPAGPMLPGHWRNEVLGSGTDMWKYWDDKRAGLIGDCEMSELESGLARSPGHCMTMGTASTLTAAAEALGVTVPGASSIPAVDSGHDRMAAAAGLRIVELVRGDRKLSDILTEEAFADAVTTVLGLGGSTNAVIHLIAMAGRAGVSLTLDDFDRIARTVPVLANVRPGGGPYLMEDFHFAGGLPGFLSRITDLLHLDRPTVSYDTLREQLASAQVHDDDVIRTRANPVADEGGVAVLRGNLCPDGAVIKHIAAEPRLLKHTGPAVVFDDYRTMQRTINDPGLGITADSVLVLRGAGPKGGPGMPEYGMLPIPDHLLKQGVRDMVRISDARMSGTSYGTCVLHVAPESYVGGPLALVRTGDTITLDVEARSLRLHVDDAELERRGARWTPPPERYERGYGALYNEQITQADTGCDFAFLARPGKVQDPYAG